A genomic window from Methanobacterium sp. BRmetb2 includes:
- the comE gene encoding sulfopyruvate decarboxylase subunit beta, whose amino-acid sequence MERIEAMEIIAENLKEELLICNIGFPSRELYAVKDSATHFYMLGSMGMASSIGLGLALSIDRKVVVFDGDGSILMNMGTLATIYNHSPQNLILVVFDNECYGSTGSQCTYATTVDLGKVAKAVGFEKTYCFRDSINFEDILKIKGPVFVHIKVEPGNADVPIIDLSPEEIKSRFINEINSKRD is encoded by the coding sequence ATGGAACGTATAGAAGCCATGGAAATTATTGCAGAAAATTTAAAGGAAGAACTCTTGATTTGTAATATTGGGTTCCCATCCAGGGAATTATATGCTGTTAAAGATTCTGCTACCCATTTTTACATGTTGGGATCAATGGGGATGGCCTCTTCAATCGGACTGGGATTAGCACTCTCTATTGATCGAAAAGTTGTCGTTTTTGATGGTGATGGATCAATACTAATGAATATGGGCACTCTGGCCACCATATACAATCATAGCCCTCAAAATTTGATTTTAGTTGTTTTTGACAATGAATGTTATGGTTCTACTGGTTCACAGTGTACTTATGCCACCACTGTAGATTTAGGAAAAGTTGCTAAGGCAGTTGGATTCGAAAAGACGTACTGTTTCCGTGATAGTATAAATTTTGAAGATATATTAAAAATTAAAGGACCAGTTTTTGTTCATATTAAAGTAGAACCCGGAAATGCAGATGTTCCTATAATAGATCTGAGTCCTGAAGAAATAAAAAGTAGATTTATTAATGAGATTAATAGTAAAAGGGATTAA
- a CDS encoding SAM-dependent methyltransferase produces the protein MKWKLIGDVMILKKDVPQPEELLSVQGVKTVVKLGSINGLKREPQIEVLAGQGTETIHKENKCFFKLDVAKVMWSKGNSTERMRIAKLVEDEEVVVDMFAGIGYFSVPIARHSKPSKIYSIEINPVSYEYLCENIKLNKVDGIIEPILGNCRDVHPPKSADRVLMGYIGDTHQYLDIALETLNEGGIIHYHESAPEKIKFKRPIKRIKEAARDFDVQILNERVIKKYSPGVCHVVIDAKIN, from the coding sequence ATGAAATGGAAATTAATTGGGGATGTTATGATATTAAAAAAAGATGTTCCCCAGCCAGAAGAGTTGTTGTCTGTTCAGGGGGTTAAAACAGTTGTTAAATTAGGTTCTATAAATGGATTAAAAAGAGAACCTCAAATTGAGGTTCTAGCAGGGCAGGGAACTGAAACAATTCATAAAGAAAATAAATGTTTTTTTAAATTAGATGTTGCCAAGGTCATGTGGTCTAAGGGCAATTCTACAGAACGTATGCGTATTGCGAAACTTGTTGAGGATGAAGAAGTGGTGGTTGACATGTTTGCAGGTATAGGATATTTTTCAGTTCCCATAGCCCGTCATTCTAAACCCTCAAAAATCTATTCTATTGAAATAAACCCGGTTTCTTATGAGTATTTATGTGAAAATATAAAATTAAATAAGGTTGATGGTATTATTGAACCGATTTTAGGAAATTGTCGAGATGTACATCCTCCAAAAAGTGCAGATAGGGTTTTGATGGGATATATTGGCGATACTCATCAGTACCTGGATATTGCTTTAGAAACTCTTAATGAAGGTGGAATTATCCATTATCATGAGTCTGCACCGGAAAAAATTAAATTCAAAAGACCCATCAAAAGGATTAAAGAAGCAGCCAGAGATTTTGATGTCCAAATATTGAATGAAAGGGTTATAAAAAAGTATTCACCAGGGGTCTGTCACGTGGTAATTGATGCAAAAATTAACTAA
- the comD gene encoding sulfopyruvate decarboxylase subunit alpha translates to MNSSEAVYNALKEADINFIVSLPCVNLGKILEMVECDPEIIHVPVTREEEGFGIAAGAYFGGKNPAILMQNSGLGNSVNVLASLYELYKIPILMIISHRGTKGEPIIAQVPMGKATPDILKTLKIPYFNPKTPEEGFETIKKGWSLAKKENKPVSILLEISFW, encoded by the coding sequence GTGAATAGTAGTGAAGCTGTCTATAATGCATTAAAGGAAGCAGACATAAATTTTATAGTAAGTTTACCCTGTGTAAATCTGGGAAAAATACTAGAAATGGTTGAATGCGATCCTGAAATTATACATGTACCAGTTACTAGGGAAGAGGAAGGATTTGGAATAGCTGCAGGTGCTTATTTTGGTGGAAAAAATCCAGCTATTTTAATGCAAAATTCCGGGCTTGGTAACTCAGTTAATGTACTGGCTTCCCTCTATGAGTTGTATAAAATACCAATTCTCATGATCATCAGTCATCGAGGTACTAAAGGAGAACCAATTATTGCCCAAGTACCTATGGGAAAGGCTACCCCCGATATTCTAAAAACTCTCAAAATCCCATATTTTAACCCTAAAACTCCAGAGGAAGGATTTGAAACTATAAAAAAAGGTTGGAGTCTGGCTAAAAAAGAAAATAAACCTGTAAGTATATTACTAGAGATAAGTTTCTGGTAA
- the purP gene encoding 5-formaminoimidazole-4-carboxamide-1-(beta)-D-ribofuranosyl 5'-monophosphate synthetase (catalyzes the formylation of AICAR to FAICAR in the presence of ATP and formate; functions in purine biosynthesis): MSKVNRQEILSILDDYDKENITIATLGSHTSLHILKGAKEEGFKTAVVCEKGREVPYKRFNVADEYIMVDQFKDIINEEVQSQLRDMNSIVVPHGSFVAYAGLDRVENDFFVPMFGNRDILRWESERDLERKLMIESDIRIPNKYKNHKEIDRTVMVKFPGARGGKGYFVASSTDEFNEKIDSMLKRKWIEPEDVDKAHIEEYVSGCNYCIHFFYSALKDEVEVLGMDSRFESNIDGLCRIPAKDQLDIGLDPSYVITGNHPVVMRESLLPQVFDIGDNLVEAAKELVPPGMNGPFCLQTLCTDDLEIVVFEMSARIDGGTNSFMHASAYSYLMFGQFMSMGRRIAREIKNGIKEDKLDVIIT; encoded by the coding sequence ATGAGTAAAGTAAACAGACAAGAAATACTTAGTATCCTTGATGATTATGACAAGGAAAATATAACCATTGCGACTTTAGGAAGTCACACATCACTACATATATTGAAAGGAGCAAAAGAAGAAGGTTTTAAAACTGCTGTTGTTTGTGAAAAAGGACGAGAAGTTCCCTACAAAAGATTTAATGTTGCAGATGAATACATCATGGTAGATCAATTCAAAGATATAATAAATGAAGAGGTTCAATCCCAACTAAGAGATATGAATAGTATTGTGGTGCCTCACGGATCTTTCGTCGCCTACGCTGGTCTTGACCGTGTGGAAAACGATTTTTTTGTGCCTATGTTTGGAAACCGGGACATTCTAAGATGGGAATCTGAGAGAGATCTGGAAAGAAAATTAATGATTGAATCAGATATAAGAATACCCAACAAATATAAAAACCATAAAGAAATTGACAGAACAGTTATGGTTAAGTTTCCTGGAGCAAGAGGAGGAAAAGGATATTTTGTTGCCTCATCAACTGATGAATTCAATGAGAAAATTGATTCCATGCTTAAAAGGAAATGGATAGAACCAGAAGATGTTGATAAAGCCCACATCGAGGAATATGTTTCTGGATGTAATTATTGTATTCACTTCTTTTACTCAGCACTTAAAGATGAAGTGGAAGTTCTGGGAATGGATAGCCGATTTGAATCAAACATCGATGGTTTGTGCAGAATACCTGCAAAAGACCAGTTAGATATTGGACTAGATCCATCCTATGTTATAACCGGGAATCATCCAGTAGTTATGAGAGAATCTCTACTCCCACAAGTATTTGATATAGGAGATAACTTAGTTGAAGCAGCTAAAGAATTAGTGCCCCCTGGAATGAATGGTCCATTCTGTTTACAGACCCTATGTACTGATGATCTGGAAATAGTGGTATTTGAGATGAGTGCCCGAATTGATGGAGGAACCAACAGTTTCATGCATGCATCTGCATACAGCTATCTCATGTTCGGCCAATTTATGAGTATGGGTCGAAGAATTGCTCGTGAAATTAAAAACGGAATAAAAGAAGATAAACTAGATGTAATAATCACCTAA
- a CDS encoding sulfolactate dehydrogenase, which yields MKISAKQEKSIIIKILTEMDVPLTEAEIVADVTTDADFKGFSSHGIGRFPQYVTGLKVGTIKPGVEITVEKESISTALLNGNHNFGHVVTYKGMEIAIEKAKETGIGLVGIHNSNHFGVAGYYSDMAIMQDMIGIVIANTEPAVAPIGGKEPILGTNPIAIGIPSDKNYVSVDMATSASARGKLLEAARKGQKIPENVALDAEGNPTINPEAALKGSILPFGAHKGYALAFMIELLAGPLVRASFGKNVTGTANPNEMCTKGDLIAAIDPSKFVDVNEFKVDVDEFISEIKSEENIFIPGDMEVRNVKRFSEKGIDIDNNLFKQIKEISDELSVDLEEILSE from the coding sequence ATGAAAATAAGTGCAAAACAGGAAAAATCAATAATAATTAAAATTTTAACAGAAATGGACGTACCTTTAACTGAAGCAGAGATAGTTGCAGATGTTACAACAGATGCAGACTTTAAAGGATTTTCATCTCACGGCATCGGAAGATTCCCTCAATATGTAACTGGTTTGAAAGTGGGAACAATTAAGCCAGGGGTAGAAATAACTGTGGAAAAAGAAAGTATTTCCACTGCACTTTTGAATGGTAACCATAACTTTGGTCATGTTGTAACCTATAAAGGAATGGAAATAGCAATTGAAAAAGCGAAAGAGACTGGTATTGGTTTAGTGGGAATACATAACTCCAATCATTTTGGTGTTGCTGGTTATTACTCAGATATGGCTATTATGCAAGATATGATAGGAATTGTAATTGCCAATACTGAACCAGCAGTAGCTCCTATCGGAGGAAAAGAACCTATACTTGGTACTAATCCTATTGCTATTGGAATTCCATCTGATAAGAATTACGTATCTGTGGATATGGCCACCTCTGCCTCTGCCCGTGGAAAATTATTAGAAGCTGCAAGAAAGGGTCAAAAAATTCCTGAAAATGTGGCGCTAGATGCTGAGGGTAACCCCACCATAAACCCTGAAGCAGCTTTAAAAGGTTCTATTCTGCCTTTTGGTGCTCATAAAGGATATGCACTTGCATTTATGATTGAACTACTTGCAGGACCCCTTGTTAGAGCATCGTTTGGGAAAAATGTGACGGGAACTGCAAATCCAAATGAAATGTGCACCAAGGGTGATTTAATAGCAGCAATAGACCCTTCTAAATTTGTAGATGTAAATGAATTCAAAGTAGATGTAGATGAATTTATCAGCGAAATAAAATCTGAAGAAAATATTTTCATTCCAGGAGATATGGAGGTAAGGAATGTCAAAAGATTCAGTGAAAAAGGAATAGACATAGACAACAACCTTTTTAAACAGATAAAAGAAATATCTGATGAATTATCAGTCGACCTGGAGGAAATTTTAAGTGAATAG
- a CDS encoding GTP cyclohydrolase I FolE2 — protein MSLVCYPDTQDNLPKIPVHLTRVGVTGVKKLLKIERENKRPIILLPTFDAFVDLPSTQRGIHMSRNPEAISDVLEEAVTSTAVEIESLCAEIVSCLLKKHKYAKRAEVSMQSDFMFMKKSPVTRVKTQEMTKIMADAIGYREGDDVIIRKMIGAEVIGMTVCPCAQESVKESSKQKLLEFLDEETTQKVLDTVSFASHNQRGRGMIMMEVPQQQSIRGEDLIKIIEDSMSSSVCELLKRPDENAIVMQAHENPMFVEDCVRNMVHKIIKTYYHLPDDTMITVRQVNEESIHRHNAFAEKVATLGELKYEIEGMETNNL, from the coding sequence TTGAGTTTAGTTTGTTACCCAGACACACAGGACAATTTACCTAAAATACCTGTCCATCTTACTAGAGTAGGAGTTACGGGGGTTAAAAAACTTTTAAAAATTGAAAGAGAAAATAAAAGACCAATAATACTGCTACCGACCTTTGATGCGTTTGTTGATCTTCCAAGTACTCAGAGAGGAATTCATATGTCAAGAAATCCTGAAGCAATCAGTGACGTTCTTGAGGAAGCTGTGACTAGCACTGCTGTAGAAATAGAATCACTTTGTGCTGAAATTGTGAGTTGCCTTTTAAAAAAGCACAAGTATGCTAAAAGAGCTGAAGTTAGCATGCAAAGTGATTTTATGTTTATGAAGAAATCTCCAGTTACCAGGGTGAAAACGCAGGAAATGACCAAGATTATGGCCGATGCAATCGGTTATCGTGAAGGTGATGATGTAATAATCAGAAAAATGATCGGTGCGGAAGTTATAGGTATGACAGTTTGTCCCTGTGCTCAAGAATCAGTAAAAGAGAGTTCTAAACAAAAATTATTAGAGTTTCTGGATGAAGAAACCACCCAAAAGGTTCTAGATACTGTATCTTTCGCCTCTCACAATCAAAGAGGAAGAGGGATGATCATGATGGAAGTACCGCAACAGCAGAGTATTCGTGGAGAAGATCTTATTAAAATAATTGAAGATTCCATGAGCTCATCTGTCTGTGAATTATTAAAAAGACCTGATGAGAATGCTATTGTTATGCAAGCTCATGAAAATCCAATGTTTGTTGAAGATTGTGTTAGAAATATGGTTCATAAAATTATTAAAACCTATTATCATCTTCCTGACGATACAATGATCACAGTCAGACAAGTCAACGAAGAAAGTATACACAGACATAATGCTTTTGCAGAAAAAGTTGCAACTTTAGGTGAATTAAAATACGAGATTGAAGGAATGGAAACCAATAATCTTTAA
- a CDS encoding nitroreductase produces MDFLEVIKDRRSIRKFEDKIVEDKLIEQIILNGIWAPSAGNIQSWEVVVVQNKEQRSKIGKAAYMRDFVSKAQFILVVCANMHRSAEVYGERGSDLYCIQDAAAATQNMLLTAHYLGLGACWLGSFDENLVIDVLNIPEGVKPVTLIPIGYPDEKPYPPTRRSIDEVIHLETY; encoded by the coding sequence ATGGATTTTTTAGAGGTTATAAAGGATAGAAGAAGTATTAGAAAATTTGAAGATAAAATAGTTGAAGATAAATTAATAGAACAAATCATTTTAAATGGAATATGGGCTCCTTCTGCAGGCAACATTCAAAGTTGGGAGGTGGTTGTTGTACAAAACAAAGAACAAAGATCGAAAATAGGTAAAGCAGCTTATATGAGGGATTTTGTTTCTAAAGCTCAATTTATACTAGTAGTCTGTGCAAATATGCATCGTTCAGCCGAAGTTTATGGTGAAAGGGGCAGTGATCTTTATTGTATCCAAGATGCAGCAGCAGCCACCCAAAATATGCTTCTAACAGCTCATTATCTGGGTTTAGGGGCTTGTTGGCTTGGTTCATTTGATGAAAATTTGGTTATTGATGTATTGAATATTCCTGAAGGTGTTAAACCCGTAACATTAATCCCCATTGGTTATCCTGATGAAAAACCTTATCCACCTACCCGGAGAAGCATAGATGAGGTTATTCACTTGGAAACATATTGA
- a CDS encoding sporulation protein: protein MEIEDPIKTTVEELLKVLATENVIGEIIETDDKVLVPVTKMGLAFGAGMGEGTGPSADSGGKGAGAGGAAGIEPIAIVVVFKGLSGPTGVKVLPLTSPGPIARTIGEIGSVVLDVVKEQRESMKTGKKEKKEAEEGEK, encoded by the coding sequence ATGGAAATTGAAGATCCAATTAAAACAACTGTTGAAGAACTTTTAAAGGTTTTAGCCACGGAAAATGTTATCGGTGAGATAATAGAGACTGATGATAAAGTTTTAGTACCTGTAACAAAGATGGGATTAGCTTTTGGTGCAGGTATGGGTGAAGGTACTGGACCCAGTGCAGACTCTGGTGGAAAAGGAGCTGGAGCTGGAGGGGCTGCCGGAATAGAACCTATTGCTATAGTGGTAGTCTTTAAAGGATTATCTGGCCCAACTGGTGTAAAAGTACTACCTTTGACTTCTCCCGGACCAATAGCTAGAACTATAGGTGAAATTGGTTCGGTCGTGCTTGATGTTGTAAAAGAACAACGTGAATCCATGAAAACCGGTAAAAAAGAAAAGAAAGAAGCAGAAGAAGGGGAAAAATAA
- a CDS encoding DUF2100 domain-containing protein, translated as MDKLRIEQAQHLIKNAGKFKDSEENFKPAESGKINLDDFEEILYKIIDMEDFIYSTRPSHNLNKEVAQEFCDKIIGLREKIDVILSDFGVIPEKNVEDEIKNLSQKFIFLTTKNSFKKLFTHFGVDVQRIIVAGVPLDVNDMKILNPKIPESALKPIKKKIEHVQNDINRKIEQFDPENMLIISEADKAGEILGKRGKKIYNAEIYLIKNLKDISPSEFKNILNN; from the coding sequence ATGGATAAATTACGAATAGAACAGGCCCAACATTTAATTAAAAATGCTGGAAAGTTTAAAGATAGTGAAGAAAATTTTAAACCCGCTGAAAGTGGTAAAATTAATTTAGATGATTTTGAAGAAATTTTATATAAAATAATTGATATGGAAGACTTTATATATTCAACTAGACCTTCTCATAATCTAAACAAAGAAGTAGCTCAGGAATTCTGTGACAAAATTATTGGACTTAGAGAGAAGATTGATGTTATACTTTCTGATTTTGGAGTAATCCCTGAAAAGAATGTTGAGGACGAAATTAAAAATTTATCCCAAAAATTCATTTTTTTAACTACAAAAAACAGTTTTAAAAAGTTGTTCACCCATTTTGGAGTTGATGTGCAACGTATTATAGTTGCAGGAGTGCCGTTGGATGTTAATGATATGAAAATACTAAATCCAAAAATTCCTGAATCTGCTCTCAAACCTATTAAAAAGAAAATAGAACACGTTCAAAATGACATAAATAGAAAAATTGAACAATTTGATCCTGAAAATATGTTAATAATATCAGAAGCAGATAAAGCAGGGGAAATTCTTGGAAAAAGAGGTAAAAAGATTTACAATGCAGAAATATATTTAATTAAGAATTTAAAGGACATAAGTCCTTCTGAATTCAAAAATATTTTAAATAATTAA
- a CDS encoding phosphoribosylformylglycinamidine cyclo-ligase, which yields MVTYSESGVDISLEELTIKALTSKLKKTLNYREIITESGHFAALVKLGNKAIAMSTDGVGSKILVAKMMDKYDTVGIDCIAMVVNDILCVGAEPIALVDYLAVEKPEPMIAEQIGIGLSKGAEESEIAIIGGETASLPEIVNDFDLAGTGIGLVDIDRIITGKDIKDGDVLIGIKSNGIHSNGLSLARKVFFDKAELNIDDPLPGYSDINVGEELLKPTTIYVKAIMKILKSDLNIHGLAHITGGGFLNLKRLKKGISYNITNLPDLPPIFKSIYSLNVPLNEMYRVFNMGIGFVVIVSPEDSKKALEIIREYHHAYEIGTVSEDYEEIVTIKTFDGNIIKFK from the coding sequence ATGGTAACCTATTCAGAATCAGGGGTAGATATAAGTTTAGAAGAACTCACCATTAAAGCCTTGACTTCCAAGTTGAAAAAAACTTTAAATTATAGGGAAATTATAACCGAATCAGGCCATTTTGCTGCTCTTGTAAAATTAGGAAACAAAGCAATTGCAATGAGCACTGATGGGGTTGGAAGCAAGATTCTAGTGGCAAAAATGATGGATAAATACGATACAGTAGGTATTGATTGTATTGCCATGGTAGTAAACGATATTTTATGTGTCGGAGCCGAACCAATAGCTCTGGTGGATTATCTGGCAGTAGAAAAACCAGAACCCATGATAGCAGAACAAATAGGAATAGGACTATCAAAAGGAGCAGAAGAGTCTGAAATAGCCATAATTGGTGGTGAAACAGCTTCTCTTCCTGAAATCGTCAATGATTTTGATCTAGCTGGAACTGGAATAGGTTTAGTGGATATCGACAGAATCATTACTGGAAAAGACATTAAAGATGGCGACGTCTTAATTGGAATAAAAAGTAATGGAATCCATAGCAATGGACTAAGTCTGGCCCGGAAAGTATTTTTTGATAAAGCAGAATTGAATATAGATGATCCTCTGCCTGGTTATTCTGATATTAATGTAGGTGAAGAATTACTGAAACCTACTACCATATATGTCAAGGCCATAATGAAAATATTAAAAAGCGATTTAAATATTCATGGATTGGCCCATATAACTGGAGGCGGATTTTTAAATCTTAAAAGACTTAAAAAAGGTATAAGTTATAATATCACAAATTTACCTGATCTTCCACCAATTTTTAAATCAATATACTCTCTTAACGTGCCCTTAAATGAAATGTACCGGGTGTTCAACATGGGCATAGGTTTTGTGGTGATAGTATCCCCTGAAGATTCCAAAAAAGCCTTGGAAATTATCAGAGAATACCACCACGCATATGAAATTGGAACAGTTTCAGAGGACTATGAAGAAATTGTAACTATAAAAACATTTGATGGGAACATTATTAAATTCAAATAA
- a CDS encoding acetylpolyamine amidohydrolase, translated as MTVLVYSEEYRKHNDIYHPENQGRLKVIMDYIEKDDSLRDLDIVSPHPASKNDILKVHSQSHVNFIEDFCSKGGGNIDFDTYATPDTYQIAKISAGGAITASQIALENNQSTYSIGRPPGHHATSQRSMGFCIFNNIAIAIEYLREVYEIKKFMVLDCDVHYGNGTADIFYQDPDVLYISIHQDPRTIFPGRGFVEEMGSFKGEGFNLCMPMPSFSNNQDYIYILEKILKPVADQFQPDFHFMDIGFDGHANDPLSNTNLDDDFYPWITAQMNEIAQKTVLILEGGYDPETMGRCNMKVLNALNNHKENNDYNVDLSHVSDETKSLFKSIKDKFSPFFEF; from the coding sequence ATGACAGTTCTGGTTTATTCAGAAGAATATAGAAAACATAACGATATATATCATCCTGAAAATCAGGGACGTTTAAAAGTCATAATGGATTATATTGAGAAAGACGATTCTTTAAGAGATTTAGATATTGTTTCACCCCATCCTGCTTCAAAAAATGATATTTTAAAGGTGCATTCTCAATCGCATGTTAATTTTATTGAAGATTTTTGTAGCAAAGGAGGGGGAAATATTGATTTTGACACTTATGCAACTCCAGACACATATCAAATTGCTAAAATTTCTGCCGGAGGGGCCATCACCGCATCACAAATTGCTTTAGAAAATAATCAGAGCACATATTCTATTGGAAGGCCACCAGGCCATCATGCCACCTCCCAGAGATCTATGGGTTTTTGCATTTTCAACAATATTGCCATTGCCATAGAATATTTAAGAGAAGTTTATGAAATTAAAAAATTCATGGTATTGGACTGCGATGTTCATTACGGAAATGGAACTGCAGATATATTTTATCAGGACCCTGATGTTTTATACATCTCTATTCATCAAGATCCCCGGACTATTTTTCCAGGACGAGGTTTTGTAGAGGAAATGGGTTCATTTAAGGGTGAAGGATTTAATCTCTGTATGCCCATGCCATCCTTTTCAAATAATCAGGATTATATTTATATTTTAGAAAAAATTTTAAAACCAGTGGCCGATCAATTCCAGCCGGATTTCCATTTTATGGATATTGGTTTTGACGGGCATGCTAATGATCCTCTATCAAATACAAATCTTGATGACGATTTTTATCCATGGATAACTGCTCAAATGAATGAAATTGCCCAAAAAACTGTTCTTATCCTGGAAGGGGGTTATGATCCAGAAACCATGGGACGGTGCAATATGAAGGTTTTAAATGCACTTAATAATCATAAAGAAAACAATGATTATAATGTTGACCTTTCCCATGTTTCAGATGAAACAAAAAGTTTATTTAAATCAATAAAAGATAAATTTTCACCTTTTTTTGAATTTTGA
- a CDS encoding 7,8-didemethyl-8-hydroxy-5-deazariboflavin synthase subunit CofG gives MSGLSKKEIISLLDAKNEDILSLMSIANSKRNENVITYSKNVFLPVTHICRNECGYCTFRNEPTSSKSKIIMFPSEISLILKKAGAYGCREALFTFGERPEENKDVKSILEKLGYENMVEYLYFLCAETLKKTDILPHSNPGILKKKELKMLKEVNASMGLMLETASTRLMNTIAHEKSPGKNPWLRLQTIENAGKLKIPFTTGLLIGIGENIKERAESLLELRRLQNKYGHIQEIIIQNFKPKVGIPMENYKEPSLIEMIKMVAVTKLLFPDVGIQVPPNLNHHNAQIFLMAGADDWGGLSPLTKDYVNPEAPWPEMEDLKNLTEEAGFVLKERLPVYDKFISPEFLDEGILNKIKEIKM, from the coding sequence ATGTCTGGTCTTTCTAAAAAGGAAATAATTTCCCTTCTAGACGCAAAAAATGAAGACATTTTGTCATTAATGTCTATTGCTAACTCTAAACGAAACGAAAATGTTATAACTTATTCTAAAAATGTTTTTCTACCAGTTACCCACATCTGTAGAAATGAATGTGGCTACTGTACCTTTAGAAATGAACCAACTAGCTCTAAATCAAAAATAATAATGTTCCCCTCAGAAATATCATTAATTTTAAAAAAAGCTGGTGCTTATGGATGTAGAGAGGCTCTTTTTACCTTTGGTGAACGTCCAGAGGAAAATAAAGACGTGAAAAGTATACTCGAAAAATTAGGATACGAAAATATGGTGGAATATTTATATTTTCTATGTGCTGAAACTTTGAAAAAAACAGATATTCTACCTCACAGTAATCCGGGTATTCTTAAGAAAAAAGAGTTAAAAATGTTAAAAGAAGTTAATGCTTCCATGGGATTAATGTTAGAAACAGCCAGCACTCGTTTAATGAATACCATCGCTCATGAAAAAAGTCCTGGTAAAAATCCATGGCTAAGACTCCAAACTATAGAAAATGCAGGAAAACTGAAAATACCATTCACCACCGGCTTGCTTATCGGTATTGGGGAAAATATAAAAGAAAGAGCTGAATCTCTATTGGAGTTGAGAAGATTACAGAATAAATATGGTCATATCCAGGAGATAATTATTCAGAATTTCAAGCCTAAAGTAGGCATACCCATGGAAAATTATAAAGAACCTTCTCTAATTGAAATGATTAAAATGGTAGCAGTTACTAAACTCCTTTTTCCAGATGTAGGAATTCAAGTTCCTCCAAATTTGAATCATCACAACGCCCAAATATTTTTAATGGCTGGTGCTGACGATTGGGGTGGATTATCACCACTTACAAAAGATTATGTAAACCCCGAAGCACCCTGGCCAGAAATGGAAGATTTAAAAAATTTAACCGAAGAAGCTGGTTTTGTATTGAAAGAGAGATTACCAGTATATGATAAATTTATTTCTCCGGAATTTCTAGATGAAGGTATATTAAACAAGATCAAAGAAATTAAAATGTAA
- the psmB gene encoding proteasome endopeptidase complex, archaeal, beta subunit, which produces MNDKDRLKGTTTVAITCKDGVVFATERRATMGNLIAHKVADKIFKIDDHIGATIAGAVSDAQSLMKYISAEVALYKLRNGEKISIESAAALASNILHSSRFYPFFVQTLIGGIDDTGAKVYSLDPTGGMIEDKFISTGSGSPVAYGVLEDRYTDDVYIEEGVDIAIRAIKSAMERDAFSGNGILVATITADEGFKKLTKEEVEKKIKDIA; this is translated from the coding sequence ATGAATGATAAAGATCGATTAAAAGGCACTACCACTGTCGCAATAACTTGTAAAGATGGAGTTGTTTTTGCTACAGAAAGGAGAGCTACAATGGGTAACTTAATTGCCCATAAGGTTGCTGATAAAATTTTCAAAATTGATGATCATATCGGAGCAACCATTGCTGGGGCTGTCTCAGATGCACAAAGCCTCATGAAATACATAAGTGCAGAAGTAGCACTTTACAAACTAAGAAACGGCGAGAAGATTAGTATCGAATCTGCCGCGGCTCTTGCCTCAAACATTTTACACTCATCTAGATTTTATCCATTTTTCGTTCAAACATTAATCGGAGGAATTGATGACACTGGAGCTAAAGTTTACTCACTTGACCCTACCGGTGGAATGATTGAAGATAAATTTATTTCAACCGGCTCTGGATCACCAGTAGCATATGGTGTCCTAGAAGACCGGTATACTGATGACGTGTACATTGAAGAGGGTGTTGACATTGCTATTAGAGCCATTAAATCTGCTATGGAACGAGATGCTTTTTCTGGAAACGGCATACTTGTAGCCACAATAACTGCAGATGAAGGTTTTAAAAAGCTTACAAAAGAAGAAGTTGAAAAAAAGATTAAAGATATTGCCTGA